In Aegilops tauschii subsp. strangulata cultivar AL8/78 chromosome 3, Aet v6.0, whole genome shotgun sequence, one genomic interval encodes:
- the LOC109756752 gene encoding receptor-like protein EIX1, protein MSIVLRCLCVQLAIALFLLTQTSSTETHANNTGSCVASERSALVRFKAGLSDPANFLSTWRGDDCCRWKGVRCSKRTGHVIKLDLQGSYDSYLGGNISSSLAGLERLRYLDLSGNAFSGFQLAETLPSLHHLRYLNLSSSGFVGRIPPQLGNLSNLRYLSLGGNADTYSTDITWLSRLSSLEHLDMSSVNLSAIPNWLPVVNMLPSLKVLLLTSCQLNNSPDSLVHSNLTSLETLDISFNLAPKRLAPNWFWGLTSLKLLDISWSQFSGPIPDKIGNMSSMVELYLSHNNLVGMIPSNLKKLCNLETLFIHDAGINGSITEFFQRLPSCSSNKFSALDLSNNSLTGSLPTKLQESWLNLTFLYLGGNKLTGHVPLWIGELRKLTALNLMNNYLDGVIHEGHFSSLARLQRLLLSGNSVAITVNSTWVPPFNLTMIGLRLCLLGPKFPLWLRWQTPIYLDISNASISDIVPDWFWIMVSSLDSVRMQQNQLRGFLPSTMEYMRTSAMDLSSNQFSGPIPKLPINLTYLDLSTNKLSGLPLEFGTPLLEVLLLFGNSISGTIPSSLCKLTSLKLLDLSRNELTGSAPDCIVNQSTTNTESLSLSNLSLRNNNLSGVFPLFLKNCPDLIFLDLAHNKLFGTLPSWIGEKLPSLAFLRLRYNMFHGHIPLGLTKLANLQYLDLSNNNMSGSIPKSIANFTQMILSKDKSDEFNGVLNFEDVVYRSDVDYTENFTIVTKGQERLYTGEVIYMVNLDLSCNNITGEIPEEMGALVALKSLNLSWNALSAKIPEKIGALVQVESLDLSHNELFGKIPTGLSALTSLSHLNLSYNNLSGEIPPGNQLQTLDDQEYIYVGNPGLCGPTISKKCPGTELIPATLEHHEDASNMISFYIAMSSGYVMGLWVVFCTFLFKRKWRIFWFAFCDSLYNRVYVKVAVSWASWTRKDG, encoded by the coding sequence ATGAGCATCGTCCTTAGATGCTTGTGCGTGCAACTAGCCATAGCCTTGTTCCTGCTCACACAAACCAGCTCCACCGAAACCCATGCCAACAACACGGGCAGCTGTGTTGCGAGTGAGAGATCCGCCCTTGTCCGCTTCAAAGCGGGCTTGTCGGACCCTGCAAACTTCCTTTCGACGTGGCGGGGCGACGACTGCTGCCGGTGGAAGGGTGTCCGCTGCAGCAAGAGAACCGGCCATGTCATCAAGCTCGATCTTCAAGGTTCTTATGACAGCTATCTAGGAGGCAACATAAGCTCCTCGTTGGCTGGTCTAGAACGTCTAAGGTACCTCGATCTCAGCGGCAACGCATTTAGCGGCTTTCAGCTAGCAGAGACTTTGCCGTCTCTCCACCATTTGAGGTATCTAAACCTGTCCAGCTCGGGCTTTGTTGGAAGGATACCACCACAGCTGGGTAATCTCTCCAACTTACGTTACTTGAGTCTTGGTGGTAACGCCGACACATACTCCACGGATATCACCTGGCTGTCGCGATTATCTTCCCTTGAACACCTGGACATGAGCTCTGTGAACCTCAGTGCCATTCCGAACTGGTTGCCAGTCGTGAATATGCTTCCTTCCCTCAAAGTTCTTCTTCTTACTAGCTGCCAGCTTAACAACAGTCCTGATTCTCTTGTGCATTCAAACCTGACATCTCTTGAAACTCTCGACATTTCCTTCAACCTTGCCCCAAAGCGTCTAGCACCCAACTGGTTTTGGGGCTTGACTAGCCTTAAGCTGCTTGATATCTCATGGAGTCAATTTAGTGGTCCGATTCCTGACAAGATTGGGAATATGAGCTCCATGGTGGAGCTCTATTTGTCACATAATAATCTTGTGGGCATGATACCATCAAACCTGAAAAAACTTTGTAACTTGGAAACATTGTTTATACATGATGCCGGTATCAATGGAAGCATAACGGAATTCTTTCAACGGTTGCCTTCTTGTTCATCGAATAAATTTTCAGCCTTGGATCTATCTAACAACAGTTTGACAGGAAGCCTACCAACCAAGCTGCAAGAATCCTGGCTCAATCTGACCTTTCTCTATCTTGGTGGAAACAAACTCACAGGTCATGTGCCGCTATGGATAGGAGAGCTCAGAAAGCTAACTGCATTGAACCTAATGAACAACTACCTGGATGGTGTTATACATGAAGGTCATTTCTCAAGCCTagcaagattgcagaggttgttgtTGTCAGGTAATTCAGTAGCCATCACAGTGAATTCAACTTGGGTTCCTCCATTTAATCTGACAATGATTGGACTCCGGTTGTGCCTACTCGGACCTAAATTTCCGCTGTGGCTACGGTGGCAAACACCTATATACCTCGACATCTCAAATGCAAGCATCTCCGACATAGTTCCGGATTGGTTTTGGATAATGGTTTCCTCATTGGACTCGGTTAGAATGCAACAAAATCAACTTCGTGGGTTTCTACCATCTACAATGGAATATATGAGGACATCTGCAATGGATCTCAGTTCCAATCAATTCAGTGGTCCAATTCCTAAGCTTCCTATTAACCTAACCTACTTGGATCTTAGTACAAACAAACTATCAGGGCTACCATTAGAATTTGGAACTCCACTACTTGAAGTACTTCTTCTATTTGGCAATTCAATCTCTGGCACCATTCCATCATCTCTGTGCAAGTTGACATCACTGAAGCTATTAGACCTATCAAGAAATGAGCTCACTGGGTCAGCTCCTGATTGCATAGTCAATCAATCCACTACAAACACAGAAAGTTTAAGTCTTAGTAATCTaagcttaagaaacaacaaccTCTCTGGTGTTTTTCCTTTATTCCTCAAAAATTGTCCCGACCTCATATTTCTTGATCTCGCACACAATAAATTGTTTGGGACTTTGCCATCATGGATTGGGGAGAAGTTGCCATCTTTGGCATTCTTACGGTTGAGATATAATATGTTTCATGGCCACATTCCTTTGGGGCTCACGAAGCTAGCTAATCTTCAATATTTGGACCTTTCCAACAACAATATGTCAGGAAGCATACCAAAATCTATTGCTAACTTCACGCAGATGATTCTAAGCAAAGATAAATCTGATGAATTCAACGGAGTACTCAATTTTGAAGATGTTGTTTATCGCTCCGACGTTGACTACACAGAGAATTTCACAATAGTCACAAAAGGCCAAGAGAGATTATATACAGGAGAAGTCATATACATGGTAAATCTTGATTTGTCGTGTAACAACATAACAGGAGAGATTCCTGAAGAGATGGGCGCTCTTGTGGCGCTGAAGAGCCTGAACCTATCATGGAATGCCCTCAGTGCAAAAATTCCTGAGAAGATTGGCGCCTTGGTGCAAGTCGAGTCTCTTGACCTATCACATAATGAATTGTTCGGTAAAATCCCTACAGGCTTATCGGCTCTCACCTCACTGAGTCACTTGAACCTGTCCTACAACAATCTGAGTGGAGAGATACCACCTGGAAATCAACTTCAAACACTTGATGACCAGGAATATATTTATGTGGGCAATCCAGGTCTTTGTGGTCCCACGATCTCCAAGAAATGTCCAGGAACTGAGTTAATTCCAGCTACTCTGGAACATCATGAAGATGCAAGCAATATGATCTCGTTTTACATCGCCATGAGCTCTGGATATGTAATGGGCCTCTGGGTAGTCTTCTGCACCTTCTTGTTCAAGAG